From a region of the Posidoniimonas corsicana genome:
- a CDS encoding DMT family protein — MSPYLSTVLLLVCSNVFMTFAWYGHLRGMSGKPWLLVALASWGVALFEYLLQVPANRIGYTVMDVGKLKVLQEVIALSVFAPFAVLYLRHKLTWDYLWASLCIAAAAYFIFRKH; from the coding sequence GTGTCGCCCTACCTCTCCACCGTCCTGTTGCTGGTCTGCAGCAACGTGTTCATGACCTTCGCCTGGTACGGCCACCTGCGTGGCATGAGCGGCAAGCCGTGGCTGCTGGTCGCGCTGGCGAGCTGGGGCGTCGCGCTGTTCGAGTACCTGCTGCAGGTGCCGGCCAACCGGATCGGCTACACCGTGATGGACGTCGGCAAGCTGAAGGTGCTGCAGGAGGTGATCGCGCTGTCGGTGTTCGCGCCGTTCGCGGTCCTCTACCTGCGGCACAAGCTGACCTGGGACTACCTGTGGGCGTCGCTCTGCATCGCTGCCGCCGCGTACTTCATCTTCCGCAAGCACTAA
- a CDS encoding secondary thiamine-phosphate synthase enzyme YjbQ, which produces MVHQEEFIIETSGHRDMHDLTERVGKVVAASGVTTGTAQVFNVGSTGVVAAIEFEPGLAADLPELLDRLIPPGRDYGHEQAWHDGNAHSHLQATWLGHSFSFPVAHGAPVLGTWQQVIHLECDVNPRRRRIVVTVIGE; this is translated from the coding sequence ATGGTCCACCAAGAAGAGTTCATCATCGAGACCAGCGGCCACCGCGACATGCACGACCTTACCGAGCGGGTCGGCAAGGTGGTGGCCGCGTCGGGCGTCACGACCGGCACGGCCCAAGTGTTCAATGTCGGCAGCACCGGCGTGGTGGCGGCCATCGAGTTCGAGCCCGGCCTGGCGGCCGACCTGCCCGAGCTGCTCGACCGCCTCATCCCGCCCGGCCGCGACTACGGGCACGAGCAGGCGTGGCACGACGGCAACGCCCACTCGCACCTGCAGGCGACCTGGCTGGGGCACTCGTTCAGCTTTCCGGTGGCGCACGGCGCGCCGGTGCTGGGGACCTGGCAGCAGGTCATCCACCTGGAGTGCGACGTGAACCCCCGCCGGCGGAGGATCGTGGTGACCGTGATCGGCGAGTAG
- the ispH gene encoding 4-hydroxy-3-methylbut-2-enyl diphosphate reductase — translation MKVLLASPRGFCAGVNMAIESLELALASFGPPIYVYHEIVHNRYVVSHFRDRGVTFLDDVDDAPEGSTLLFSAHGVSPQIRQAARERNLTAIDATCPLVTKVHLEAIKYAKQGYTILLIGHEGHDEVIGTMGEAPEATLLVETPEDVDRLEVADETKVAYLTQTTLSVDDANRIIQRLRERFPHIAAPPKSDICYATSNRQEAVAKLAAQADLTLVLGSQNSSNSARLAELSVECGTPAHLIDGAGDIDPAWLDGVETVLVTAGASAPETVVNECLDFLADRYGATVEPQVIRTESVSFPLPRELRAHAEKHDVTSVLTRP, via the coding sequence ATGAAGGTGCTGCTGGCGAGCCCGCGTGGATTCTGTGCGGGCGTGAATATGGCGATCGAATCGCTGGAGCTGGCGCTGGCTTCCTTCGGCCCGCCGATCTACGTCTACCACGAGATCGTCCACAACCGGTACGTGGTGTCCCACTTCCGCGACCGCGGCGTCACCTTCCTGGATGACGTGGACGACGCGCCCGAGGGCTCGACGCTGCTTTTCTCGGCGCACGGCGTGTCGCCCCAGATCCGCCAGGCCGCCCGTGAGCGGAACCTGACCGCGATCGACGCCACCTGCCCGCTGGTCACCAAGGTCCACCTCGAGGCGATCAAGTACGCCAAGCAGGGGTACACGATCCTGCTGATCGGCCACGAGGGGCACGACGAGGTGATCGGCACCATGGGCGAGGCGCCCGAGGCGACCCTGCTGGTCGAGACCCCCGAAGACGTCGACCGCCTGGAGGTGGCCGACGAGACCAAGGTGGCGTACCTCACCCAGACCACGCTCAGCGTCGACGACGCCAACCGCATCATCCAGCGGCTCCGCGAACGCTTCCCGCACATCGCCGCGCCGCCGAAGTCCGACATCTGCTACGCCACCTCCAACCGCCAGGAGGCGGTCGCCAAGCTGGCCGCCCAGGCGGACCTGACGCTGGTGCTCGGCAGCCAGAACAGCTCCAACAGCGCGCGGCTGGCCGAGCTCTCGGTCGAGTGCGGCACGCCCGCCCACCTGATCGACGGCGCCGGCGACATCGACCCCGCCTGGCTCGACGGCGTCGAGACCGTGCTGGTGACCGCCGGCGCGAGCGCACCCGAAACCGTGGTTAACGAGTGCCTCGACTTCCTGGCGGACCGCTACGGCGCGACCGTCGAGCCGCAGGTGATCCGCACCGAGAGCGTGTCGTTCCCGCTGCCGCGTGAGCTCCGCGCGCACGCCGAGAAGCACGACGTGACCAGCGTGCTGACGCGGCCCTGA
- a CDS encoding EF-hand domain-containing protein, with protein MRRTTRLAAGCLLLSALTASADQASDQLFARLDGNSDQVLDPAEVDAEHRRLFDRLLRRADQDGDGRLTPAEFAAGLTPSEPPKPIVDEPVDSNPGADALRLLLLKLDANRDGMLTKAEAPTQLADAYDQLARVVDQDDNNIIIYRELIQAARPATQAAVRIARSERWDVQRELKRIAAEQGDDAKRFDSAPNRRDALASGPRMEDLFKQLDANGDGRLEPAELPEQYRDQLERLVRAADRDNSGDVTLAEFQSQARRAARLLALTESRQRDKSDAGQMDDAMMMGADAPDNRAPRRQADGPAPTKPGAAQPDPRRVVAAMDRNGDGMIQASEATGALQRRFERLDANADGQLDPRELRRAARQLQRGRTDRLRERGDARP; from the coding sequence ATGCGACGAACCACACGCCTGGCGGCCGGGTGCCTGCTCCTGTCCGCCCTCACCGCGTCGGCCGATCAGGCGAGCGACCAACTCTTCGCCCGCCTGGACGGGAACTCAGACCAGGTGCTCGATCCAGCGGAGGTCGACGCCGAGCACCGCCGGCTGTTCGACCGCCTGCTGCGCCGCGCCGACCAGGACGGCGACGGCCGGCTCACGCCCGCCGAGTTCGCCGCCGGACTCACCCCCAGCGAGCCCCCCAAGCCGATCGTCGATGAGCCTGTCGACTCCAACCCGGGCGCCGACGCGCTGCGGCTGCTCCTGCTGAAGCTCGACGCCAACCGCGACGGCATGCTGACCAAGGCGGAAGCGCCGACGCAGCTGGCCGACGCGTACGACCAGCTGGCCCGGGTCGTCGACCAGGACGACAACAACATCATCATCTACCGCGAGCTTATCCAGGCCGCCCGCCCGGCGACGCAGGCCGCCGTGCGCATCGCCCGCAGCGAGCGGTGGGACGTCCAACGCGAGCTGAAGCGGATCGCGGCCGAGCAGGGCGACGACGCCAAGCGGTTCGACTCGGCGCCCAACCGGCGTGACGCGCTGGCCAGCGGGCCGCGGATGGAGGACCTGTTCAAGCAGCTCGACGCAAATGGCGACGGCCGGCTCGAGCCAGCCGAGCTGCCCGAGCAGTACCGCGACCAGCTAGAACGGCTGGTCCGCGCCGCCGATCGTGACAACAGCGGCGATGTCACCCTCGCGGAGTTCCAGTCCCAGGCCCGCCGCGCGGCCCGGCTGCTCGCGCTGACGGAGTCACGCCAGCGCGACAAGAGCGACGCGGGCCAGATGGACGACGCGATGATGATGGGCGCCGACGCGCCCGACAACCGCGCTCCCCGGCGGCAGGCCGACGGCCCGGCCCCGACAAAGCCGGGTGCGGCGCAGCCGGACCCGCGGCGGGTAGTCGCCGCCATGGACCGCAACGGCGACGGCATGATCCAGGCCTCCGAAGCGACCGGCGCTCTGCAGCGGCGGTTCGAGCGGCTCGACGCCAACGCCGACGGCCAGCTCGACCCACGCGAGCTGCGCCGCGCGGCACGGCAGCTCCAGCGCGGACGCACCGACCGCCTGCGGGAACGCGGCGACGCCCGGCCCTAG
- a CDS encoding metal-dependent hydrolase, with protein MADFKTHVTFSSVLGCGYAFAGMTAGVDMSTSLVAGGLCGVSGMLPDVDSDSGIPRRETMGFAAAIVPMLMVHRFQEFNLTHDQMVLSAAGLYFGIRFGLSKLIGRFSVHRGMWHSIPAALIFAGLAFLITGTNDLSLKYFKAFAVFLGTMSHLVLDEVYSVDTRGVVPRFKKSFGTAVKFWGKSPWANFSTYAKLIAVMAVIFGDTAVRQRFRENHPEAAGKIQALREEVRGFAQEHVPSLPQQGQQPWGQAAAEKLGWGQSNQGQPNQGQAGWGAAPQQPSQPAWGQQPHQPRQPFAPITPAQPQGGFTPNNGGYAPPPPRYNYQSPTAQQPGYGGGWNQR; from the coding sequence ATGGCCGACTTCAAGACGCACGTCACGTTCAGCAGCGTGCTGGGCTGCGGCTACGCGTTCGCCGGCATGACAGCGGGCGTGGACATGAGCACCTCGCTGGTGGCCGGCGGGCTGTGCGGCGTGTCGGGCATGCTGCCGGACGTGGACAGCGACTCCGGCATCCCCCGCCGCGAGACCATGGGCTTCGCGGCCGCCATCGTGCCGATGCTGATGGTCCACCGCTTCCAGGAGTTCAACCTCACCCACGACCAGATGGTGCTGTCGGCCGCCGGGCTGTACTTCGGCATCCGGTTTGGTCTGTCGAAGCTGATCGGCCGCTTCTCCGTGCACCGCGGCATGTGGCACAGCATCCCCGCGGCGCTGATCTTCGCGGGGCTGGCGTTCCTGATCACCGGCACCAACGACCTGTCGCTCAAGTACTTCAAGGCGTTCGCCGTGTTCCTGGGGACGATGAGCCACCTGGTGCTGGACGAGGTGTACAGCGTCGACACGCGCGGCGTGGTGCCACGGTTCAAGAAGTCGTTTGGCACCGCGGTCAAGTTCTGGGGCAAGAGCCCGTGGGCCAACTTCTCGACCTACGCCAAGCTGATCGCGGTGATGGCCGTGATCTTCGGCGACACCGCCGTCCGCCAACGCTTCCGTGAGAACCACCCCGAGGCGGCCGGCAAGATCCAGGCGCTGCGCGAGGAGGTCCGCGGCTTCGCCCAAGAGCACGTCCCCAGCCTGCCGCAGCAGGGCCAGCAGCCGTGGGGCCAGGCCGCCGCTGAGAAGCTGGGGTGGGGCCAGTCCAACCAGGGCCAGCCCAATCAGGGTCAGGCCGGCTGGGGGGCGGCGCCGCAACAGCCGTCGCAACCGGCGTGGGGGCAGCAGCCCCACCAACCACGCCAGCCCTTCGCGCCGATCACCCCCGCCCAGCCGCAGGGCGGTTTCACGCCCAACAACGGCGGCTACGCCCCACCGCCGCCGCGGTACAACTACCAGTCGCCCACCGCGCAGCAGCCGGGCTACGGCGGCGGGTGGAACCAACGGTAG
- a CDS encoding adenylate/guanylate cyclase domain-containing protein, whose product MAELVAIGGGSNQQSRFVLAEGEEVLLGRAPRSGCATPWDRLISREHAQLRMEAGRLVVTALPTARNPIFHGDRPSSEFSLSPGQQFRIGETNFFFESGEPTDDGQPVVAEHVLGDEVLTSERFSNPASCLHALCKMPELIAQSRDDAHLAEQVVDLLLDTIRGAAAAAVMQFDSPAGGPTGDPTADASLMRWDCRDASVVRFRPSRRLIAAALDRQQSVVHLWADDSEVDDNFTLNNDLDWAFCTPIPVGPGEWWCLYVSGQRRFAGLREVGSPQDLIGELRTAELVARFLGSVRQVRSLEQERRQMRQFFSPAVIEQLADRSLDDALAPRSGPVSVLFCDVRGFSRKVEAAGDLHALLDQVSHALSAMTRSILKYEGVIADFQGDAALGFWGWPSDNDEGPLLACRAAAAISQTFAAAQADPADPLYGFRVGIGVGHGQAIAGRIGALEQIKVGVFGPVVNLASRLQDLTKQVGVPILLDEATADAARGPLGGESLRRLGRFRPPGVDSAVGVYTLESAAPLPTAHRQAYDAAVAALEQGDWTAAADLLSQTPPDDPCSVFLREVVRGADGPPESWDGVLSIERQGSVSFKTDAT is encoded by the coding sequence ATGGCTGAACTAGTGGCGATCGGCGGCGGCTCGAACCAGCAGTCACGGTTCGTGCTCGCCGAGGGCGAGGAGGTGCTGCTGGGCCGCGCGCCCCGGAGCGGCTGCGCCACGCCGTGGGACCGACTGATCTCGCGCGAGCACGCCCAGCTGCGGATGGAAGCGGGGCGGCTGGTCGTCACGGCGCTGCCCACCGCCCGCAACCCAATCTTCCACGGCGACCGCCCCTCGAGCGAGTTCTCGCTCTCGCCCGGGCAGCAGTTCCGCATCGGCGAGACCAACTTCTTCTTCGAGTCGGGCGAGCCGACCGACGACGGCCAGCCGGTCGTGGCCGAGCACGTGCTGGGCGACGAGGTGCTCACCTCCGAGCGGTTCAGCAACCCCGCCAGCTGCCTGCACGCGCTGTGCAAGATGCCGGAGCTGATCGCCCAGAGCCGCGACGACGCGCACCTGGCCGAGCAGGTGGTCGACCTGCTGCTGGACACCATCCGCGGCGCGGCGGCCGCCGCGGTGATGCAGTTCGACAGCCCCGCGGGCGGCCCGACCGGCGACCCCACGGCCGACGCCTCGCTGATGCGGTGGGACTGCCGCGACGCGTCGGTCGTCCGGTTCCGCCCCAGCCGGCGTCTGATCGCCGCGGCTCTCGACCGCCAGCAGAGCGTGGTGCACCTGTGGGCCGACGACAGCGAGGTCGACGATAACTTCACCCTCAACAACGACCTCGACTGGGCCTTCTGCACGCCGATCCCGGTCGGGCCCGGCGAGTGGTGGTGCCTGTACGTCAGCGGGCAGCGGCGGTTCGCCGGCCTGCGCGAGGTCGGCTCGCCCCAGGACCTGATCGGCGAGCTGCGCACCGCCGAGCTGGTGGCGCGGTTCCTCGGCTCGGTGCGGCAGGTGCGGTCGCTCGAACAAGAGCGGCGGCAGATGCGGCAGTTCTTCTCGCCCGCGGTGATCGAGCAGCTAGCCGACCGCTCGCTGGACGACGCGCTCGCCCCCCGCAGCGGGCCGGTGAGCGTGCTGTTCTGCGACGTGCGCGGCTTCAGCCGCAAGGTCGAGGCCGCCGGCGACCTGCACGCGCTGCTGGACCAGGTGAGCCACGCGCTGAGCGCCATGACCCGCAGCATCCTGAAGTACGAGGGCGTGATCGCCGACTTCCAGGGAGACGCCGCGCTGGGCTTCTGGGGCTGGCCCAGCGACAACGACGAGGGCCCCCTGCTGGCCTGCCGCGCGGCGGCCGCCATCAGCCAGACCTTCGCCGCCGCGCAGGCGGACCCGGCCGACCCGCTGTACGGCTTCCGCGTCGGCATCGGCGTGGGCCATGGGCAGGCGATCGCCGGCCGCATCGGCGCGTTGGAGCAGATCAAGGTCGGCGTGTTCGGGCCGGTGGTGAACCTGGCGTCGCGGCTGCAGGACCTGACCAAGCAGGTGGGCGTGCCGATCCTGCTCGACGAGGCCACCGCCGACGCGGCCCGTGGCCCGCTGGGCGGCGAGTCGCTGCGCCGCCTGGGCCGTTTCCGCCCGCCGGGCGTGGACTCGGCGGTGGGCGTGTACACGCTCGAGTCAGCCGCGCCGCTGCCGACCGCGCACCGCCAGGCGTACGACGCCGCGGTCGCGGCGCTGGAGCAGGGCGACTGGACCGCCGCCGCGGACCTGCTCTCCCAGACGCCGCCCGACGACCCGTGCTCGGTGTTCCTCCGCGAGGTAGTCCGCGGCGCCGACGGCCCGCCAGAGAGCTGGGACGGCGTGCTGTCGATCGAGCGGCAAGGATCGGTCAGCTTCAAAACCGACGCCACCTAG
- the dtd gene encoding D-aminoacyl-tRNA deacylase → MQRVSSAAVVVERETVGAVDAGLMVLLGVGHGDDAAAVRWMADKLVGLRIFEDDDGKMNRSLLEVGGQMLVVSQFTLFGDCKKGRRPSFVDAAPPELAERLYEEFVAAVRAHGVTVGTGRFRTHMEVSLTNDGPVTLIVESP, encoded by the coding sequence GTGCAACGCGTCAGCTCGGCGGCGGTGGTGGTCGAGAGGGAAACGGTCGGCGCCGTCGACGCGGGCCTGATGGTGCTGCTGGGCGTGGGCCACGGCGACGACGCGGCGGCCGTCCGCTGGATGGCCGACAAGCTGGTCGGCCTGCGGATCTTCGAGGACGACGATGGCAAGATGAACCGCTCGCTGCTCGAAGTTGGCGGCCAGATGCTGGTGGTCAGCCAGTTCACGCTGTTCGGCGACTGCAAGAAGGGCCGCCGGCCGAGCTTTGTCGACGCCGCCCCGCCAGAACTTGCCGAGCGGCTCTACGAGGAGTTCGTCGCCGCGGTGCGGGCGCACGGCGTGACGGTCGGGACCGGGCGGTTCCGCACGCACATGGAGGTCTCGCTCACGAACGACGGCCCCGTTACGCTGATTGTTGAGTCCCCCTGA
- a CDS encoding ZIP family metal transporter — MPPIVLLAYYCVAILLASVLGGMLPGWLRLTHRWMECAVSLVAGVMLGVALLHLLPHALDTAAATGSGPNRFLGPLQWALVGWLAMFFVERFFCFHHHDLPDDDHDHDHAGPIACEEHGHAHSDHSHDLSWGGAIFGLTLHSVLAGVALAASVFHNQTGGAWAGLGVFVAIVLHKPFDSMTIAMLMARGGRSATAQAAANAAFALAVPLGAVLFYLGAVNGHEAANAAAGSALAFSAGMFLCISMSDLLPELQFHHHDRFKLSAALLLGLAVAWVACRFEQHTHGPVEPGGGLGAAAVTAEPS, encoded by the coding sequence ATGCCGCCGATTGTCCTGTTAGCGTACTACTGCGTGGCGATCCTGCTTGCCTCGGTGCTGGGCGGGATGCTGCCGGGCTGGCTGCGGCTGACGCACCGCTGGATGGAGTGCGCGGTGAGCCTGGTCGCCGGCGTGATGCTGGGCGTCGCGCTGCTGCACCTGCTGCCGCACGCGCTCGACACGGCCGCCGCCACCGGCAGCGGCCCCAACCGCTTCCTCGGCCCGCTGCAGTGGGCGCTGGTCGGATGGCTGGCGATGTTCTTCGTCGAGCGGTTCTTCTGCTTCCACCACCACGACCTGCCCGACGACGACCACGACCACGACCACGCCGGCCCGATCGCCTGCGAGGAGCACGGCCACGCCCACAGCGACCACTCGCACGACCTGTCGTGGGGCGGCGCCATCTTCGGCCTCACGCTGCACAGCGTGCTGGCGGGCGTGGCGCTGGCGGCCAGCGTGTTCCACAACCAGACCGGCGGCGCGTGGGCCGGGCTGGGCGTGTTCGTCGCGATCGTGCTGCACAAGCCGTTCGACTCGATGACCATCGCGATGCTGATGGCCCGCGGGGGCCGGTCGGCGACCGCGCAGGCGGCGGCGAACGCGGCGTTCGCGCTGGCGGTGCCGCTGGGCGCGGTGCTGTTCTACCTCGGCGCCGTCAACGGGCACGAGGCGGCCAACGCCGCGGCCGGGTCGGCGCTGGCGTTCAGCGCCGGCATGTTCCTGTGCATCTCGATGTCCGACCTGCTCCCCGAGCTGCAGTTCCACCACCACGACCGCTTCAAGCTGTCGGCCGCGCTGCTGCTCGGCCTGGCCGTGGCGTGGGTCGCCTGCCGGTTCGAGCAGCACACGCACGGTCCGGTTGAGCCGGGCGGCGGATTGGGCGCCGCCGCCGTCACTGCAGAGCCGAGCTAG
- a CDS encoding patatin-like phospholipase family protein — protein MPKLGLALSGGGYRATLFHLGVVRFLRDAGQLQHVTDVASVSGGSILAAHLVLNWDRYNGGDEQFDEAAAEVVRFVQSDVRNFIVRRLPLQYPLRLLAKLTRLEVRNLTPNAILEHCYEKRLYGDRCLYELPAQPMLHMLATNVSNGGLSVFNRDGLYIQQRPEGGEVRFEFVPARMASIPRVVGASSAFPGLFPPVEVTAADLGVREGEFPTEYFTDGGVFDNLGIRAFSWLKKNGQELEQVVVSDAGKPFQILSDTALGFIGQSVRATDILWDRVWQLERENFGKQDGFVFVPITEMVDEDEQPCLHPVVQAEVQSIRTDLDRFSDEEVNALAQHGYEVAHKVWREHAGPDSEPVAASQGWAPVADKRLPGVDTPRRAAGVGASAPTEIARRLRGSAVRRVWSRLLDPRDWPSYLYLAVAALLLVYLPLKVYQLYDRAQTLTTVNDAIAQGDPDIRRVLELVTERPQTDWDTLPVGDAAERAPLDYDGLEVLSHSRIIDLRGWRPLERDADRRGRVYLHDRVRLRLKDSYQGDRRVTLFMPLASDQVEFAQPPGARAVTIRRVTKKFAERGVEKTPYEFEFDLQDVTVGEPVVLELELLVDVPQDRSRVQFATRLTTDLVSMWMLFPEDRPYRTYNLVQYPADRSEAPTILDSRYKIDHPYGSLIGWSAVNPPIGNIYECRWSYE, from the coding sequence ATGCCTAAGCTGGGCCTAGCGCTATCAGGGGGAGGGTACCGCGCAACGTTGTTCCATCTGGGGGTGGTCCGGTTCCTTAGGGACGCGGGCCAGTTGCAGCACGTGACGGATGTCGCGTCGGTGTCGGGCGGCAGCATCCTGGCGGCCCACCTGGTGCTGAATTGGGACCGCTACAACGGGGGCGACGAGCAGTTCGACGAGGCCGCCGCCGAGGTAGTGCGGTTCGTGCAGTCGGACGTGCGAAACTTTATTGTGCGTCGCTTGCCGCTGCAGTACCCGCTGCGCCTGCTGGCGAAGCTGACGCGTCTTGAAGTGCGCAACCTTACGCCTAACGCGATCCTCGAACACTGCTACGAGAAACGCTTGTACGGCGACCGCTGCCTGTACGAGCTGCCCGCGCAGCCGATGCTGCACATGCTGGCGACCAACGTCAGCAACGGCGGTCTGTCCGTGTTTAACCGCGACGGGCTGTACATCCAGCAGCGCCCGGAAGGCGGCGAGGTGCGGTTCGAGTTTGTGCCCGCCCGCATGGCGAGCATCCCCCGCGTGGTGGGCGCGTCGTCCGCGTTCCCCGGCCTGTTCCCGCCGGTGGAAGTAACGGCCGCCGACCTGGGCGTCCGCGAGGGGGAGTTCCCCACCGAATACTTCACCGACGGCGGCGTGTTCGACAACCTGGGGATCCGCGCGTTCTCGTGGCTCAAGAAGAACGGGCAGGAGTTGGAGCAGGTGGTGGTCAGCGACGCGGGCAAGCCGTTCCAGATTCTCAGCGACACCGCGCTGGGGTTCATCGGCCAGTCGGTGCGGGCGACGGACATCCTGTGGGACCGGGTCTGGCAGCTGGAGCGGGAGAACTTTGGCAAGCAGGACGGGTTCGTCTTCGTGCCGATCACCGAGATGGTTGACGAGGACGAGCAACCTTGCCTGCACCCGGTTGTGCAGGCCGAGGTGCAGTCGATCCGCACCGACCTTGACCGATTCTCCGACGAAGAGGTCAACGCGCTGGCGCAGCACGGCTACGAGGTAGCCCACAAGGTGTGGCGGGAGCACGCCGGCCCGGATTCCGAGCCGGTTGCCGCATCACAAGGGTGGGCGCCGGTCGCCGACAAGCGGCTGCCCGGCGTAGACACGCCGCGCCGTGCCGCGGGGGTGGGCGCCTCGGCGCCGACAGAGATCGCGCGGAGGCTGCGTGGTTCGGCGGTCAGGCGGGTCTGGTCGCGGCTGCTGGACCCGCGTGACTGGCCGTCGTACCTGTACCTTGCGGTAGCCGCCCTGCTGCTGGTCTACCTCCCGCTCAAGGTCTACCAGCTGTACGACCGCGCCCAGACCCTCACAACCGTCAACGACGCCATCGCCCAGGGCGACCCCGACATCCGTCGCGTGCTGGAACTCGTGACCGAAAGGCCGCAAACGGACTGGGACACGCTGCCCGTGGGCGACGCCGCTGAGCGCGCGCCGTTGGACTACGACGGCCTGGAGGTCCTCAGCCACAGCCGGATCATCGATCTGCGGGGCTGGCGCCCGCTGGAACGCGACGCCGATCGGAGGGGCAGGGTGTACCTGCACGACCGCGTCCGCTTGCGTTTGAAGGATTCGTACCAGGGGGACCGCCGCGTGACGCTGTTCATGCCGCTGGCGTCTGACCAGGTAGAGTTCGCGCAGCCGCCCGGCGCGCGTGCGGTCACCATCCGCAGGGTGACCAAGAAGTTTGCAGAACGCGGCGTAGAGAAAACGCCCTACGAATTCGAGTTCGACCTGCAGGACGTGACGGTCGGCGAGCCAGTAGTCCTTGAGCTGGAGCTGCTGGTCGACGTCCCCCAGGACAGGTCCCGCGTCCAGTTTGCAACGCGGCTCACGACCGACCTGGTGTCGATGTGGATGCTGTTCCCGGAAGATCGCCCGTACCGTACGTACAACCTTGTCCAGTACCCCGCCGACCGCAGCGAGGCGCCGACCATCCTCGACTCGCGTTATAAGATCGACCACCCCTACGGCTCGCTGATCGGCTGGTCGGCGGTCAACCCGCCGATCGGCAACATCTACGAGTGCCGCTGGAGCTACGAGTAG